GGTTATGCTAAGAACGCCGTGCTGGAAAAACAGATCTTTGGCGCTCTTTGCCGGAGCTGGGAACACTGGCGCCGGGGCGATCCTTCATGGAAAGTCCATTGTGCCCGGGGTGATGTCGAGAACCGGATCAAGGAACTAAAGGTTGACCTGCAGAACGATCGGACGAGTTGCACAATCTTCCTTGCAAATCAGCTGCGGGTATTAATGACGGCGGCGGCTTATGTGCTGTTGCAAGAGTTATGTTGTCACTGATCGGCCGATTCTTCGGCTGAAATCTTTCGGTGATGTTGCCGGGTCATCGGCGGTAGGGATGATTAATCAATATTAACCCGGTTTTGCTCTCCTTATTGCTGCTTTTGATCAATTGTCTGATCGAGTGCGATGGAGTTACGGCCTTTTCGCAGAGGACGGGTATCGCGTACGCAGGATCGCAGGCCGTGACTCTGCCTAAGATGGCTGACGTTTTCCAATACTGTTTTCCGCACACGCGACCTGATACCATAGACTGGATTCCATGTGCGTCTCGATGAGGAAGGAGGGGAGAGTGAGGAACTGGAGATCAATTCATCGAACTCTTCTCGCGGTTCTCTTTTTGGTTCAGTTCACGAGTTCGGCCTCCGACACAATGGCCGCGAAGTCGCCTCCCTCCACGGATGTCCTCCTGCACAACTACCAGCAAGTGGCCGCCCTCGAACTCGACTTTCTTCTCCC
The Candidatus Eisenbacteria bacterium genome window above contains:
- a CDS encoding transposase, with amino-acid sequence MLEKQIFGALCRSWEHWRRGDPSWKVHCARGDVENRIKELKVDLQNDRTSCTIFLANQLRVLMTAAAYVLLQELCCH